A genomic segment from Chloroflexi bacterium ADurb.Bin180 encodes:
- the add2 gene encoding Aminodeoxyfutalosine deaminase, which yields MPAHTSWFERVPKVELHVHLEGAIPLETTWDLVQKYGGDPSLPDIEALRRRFVFRDFPHFIDTWIWRNQFLREYEDFSVLAEAVARDLASQNIRYVEAFFSPADYFRHGLKTQELITAVRSGLNRVPDVKVALVVDLVRDTGPERAMVTLREVNEVRSHGVIGIGIGGSEQTFPPEPFEEVYREARRLGLHTSAHAGEAAGAASIWGAIRALKVERIGHGTRAEEDPRLLDYLAETQLPLEMCPLSNLRTGVVRSIDEHPVGRYYRRGLMVTVNSDDPKLFGNSLAEEYRLLMEHHSFSRADVRAVVLNAVRASWLPGDRKQELLQSIGSDPVWGEPSA from the coding sequence ATGCCTGCGCACACTAGCTGGTTCGAGCGAGTGCCGAAAGTGGAACTGCACGTGCACCTGGAAGGTGCGATCCCGCTGGAGACGACGTGGGATCTGGTGCAAAAGTACGGCGGAGACCCGTCGCTGCCTGACATCGAAGCGCTGCGGCGCCGGTTTGTGTTCCGTGACTTTCCGCATTTCATCGACACGTGGATCTGGCGAAACCAGTTCCTGCGCGAGTACGAGGACTTTTCCGTGCTGGCGGAGGCCGTGGCGCGCGATCTGGCCAGCCAGAACATTCGCTACGTGGAGGCATTCTTCTCGCCGGCCGACTACTTCCGGCACGGCCTCAAGACTCAGGAGCTGATTACCGCGGTACGTTCTGGCCTGAACAGGGTGCCCGATGTAAAAGTCGCTCTGGTCGTCGACCTGGTGCGAGATACGGGCCCGGAGCGGGCGATGGTCACGCTGCGCGAAGTCAATGAGGTTCGCTCTCACGGAGTGATTGGTATCGGTATCGGCGGTTCAGAGCAGACCTTTCCTCCGGAGCCGTTTGAAGAGGTCTACCGCGAGGCGCGGCGCCTGGGACTGCACACCAGCGCCCATGCTGGCGAAGCAGCCGGCGCGGCTAGCATCTGGGGAGCGATCAGGGCCCTCAAAGTCGAGCGCATTGGCCATGGAACGAGGGCGGAAGAGGATCCCCGATTGCTGGACTATCTCGCCGAGACCCAGCTACCGCTGGAGATGTGCCCGCTCTCGAATTTGAGGACTGGAGTGGTTCGCTCGATCGACGAGCACCCGGTGGGCAGGTACTACCGACGTGGGCTGATGGTGACGGTCAACTCGGACGACCCCAAGCTGTTCGGCAACTCTCTGGCCGAGGAGTATCGGCTGCTCATGGAGCACCACAGCTTTTCGCGGGCCGACGTGCGCGCGGTCGTGCTCAACGCGGTGAGAGCATCGTGGCTGCCCGGGGATCGCAAGCAGGAATTGCTGCAGAGCATCGGCTCTGATCCGGTCTGGGGCGAGCCCAGCGCCTGA